From a single Labrenzia sp. PHM005 genomic region:
- the fabG gene encoding 3-oxoacyl-[acyl-carrier-protein] reductase, with product MFSLEGKNALVTGATGGIGESIARALHAQGATVSLSGTRAEKLEALAADLGERAFVTPANLSDREAVMGLLPAAEEKMGSVDILVNNAGITRDNIFMRMKDEEWDQVLEVNLTSGFLLCRAAIKGMMKRRNGRIIGITSVVGVTGNPGQVNYAAAKSGMIGMYKSLAREVASRNITVNCIAPGFIETAMTDALNDKQKESILTSVPAGRLGTANEIASAVTYLASGEAAYVTGQTLHVNGGMAMI from the coding sequence ATGTTCAGCTTGGAAGGCAAAAATGCACTTGTGACAGGTGCGACCGGCGGGATCGGTGAATCCATCGCCCGGGCTCTGCACGCTCAAGGCGCGACTGTCTCCCTGTCCGGAACTCGGGCGGAAAAGCTTGAGGCCCTTGCGGCAGATCTTGGGGAGCGCGCGTTCGTCACTCCGGCCAACCTGTCTGACCGCGAAGCGGTGATGGGCCTTCTTCCGGCCGCCGAAGAGAAGATGGGTTCCGTCGATATCCTGGTGAACAACGCAGGCATTACCCGCGACAACATCTTCATGCGGATGAAGGATGAAGAGTGGGATCAGGTATTGGAAGTCAACTTGACGTCCGGTTTCTTGCTGTGCCGTGCAGCGATCAAGGGCATGATGAAGCGCCGCAATGGCCGCATCATCGGCATCACGTCCGTTGTTGGTGTCACCGGTAATCCGGGGCAGGTCAACTATGCGGCTGCCAAATCCGGGATGATCGGCATGTACAAATCTTTGGCCCGCGAAGTTGCCAGCCGCAACATCACGGTGAACTGCATCGCGCCGGGTTTCATTGAAACCGCAATGACCGATGCCCTCAATGACAAGCAGAAAGAATCGATTTTGACCAGCGTGCCGGCAGGCCGTTTGGGCACTGCGAATGAGATTGCATCTGCAGTAACTTACCTTGCCAGCGGCGAAGCGGCGTATGTCACGGGACAAACGCTGCACGTCAATGGCGGTATGGCAATGATTTAA
- the mltG gene encoding endolytic transglycosylase MltG: protein MGIKPKSPREALQPEQAPAPPQRSRHVRNPIVILINMVITLAVFGLAAVGGALYFGKHKFEQAGPLKEDTTIVISSGSGLTGITDRLAAKGVIEDTMLDEWVFQLGTRFYKNATKLKAGEYAFAPGVSMKDVMADLVDGKAVTHSVTIPEGWTTAQILERVRAHPILVGEITDIPQEGALLPETYSFARGTSRQEVLEQMKVAQEKLLGEIWERRIDDLPVSSPEELVVLASIVEKETALADERPRVAGVFVNRLNKKMRLQSDPTILYGLYGGEAWLKDRSAIKQSELKAENKYNTYQIDGLPPGPIGNPGRAAMEAVANPSRTKDLFFVADGTGGHIFAETYEQHQANVRKWRKIERERRQSEQN, encoded by the coding sequence ATGGGCATTAAGCCGAAAAGTCCGCGCGAAGCGCTTCAACCGGAGCAAGCGCCAGCGCCCCCGCAGCGCTCCCGGCATGTACGCAACCCAATTGTTATCCTGATCAATATGGTCATCACACTGGCAGTCTTCGGATTGGCGGCAGTCGGTGGTGCGCTGTATTTCGGCAAACATAAGTTCGAACAAGCTGGACCACTCAAGGAAGACACCACAATTGTGATCTCTTCCGGTTCCGGATTGACCGGCATTACTGACCGGCTGGCTGCAAAAGGTGTCATCGAAGATACAATGCTGGATGAGTGGGTCTTCCAGCTCGGCACCCGGTTTTATAAAAACGCCACAAAACTCAAAGCCGGCGAATATGCATTTGCGCCCGGCGTCTCAATGAAAGACGTCATGGCGGACTTGGTGGACGGTAAAGCGGTCACGCATTCAGTAACCATCCCAGAAGGGTGGACGACGGCACAAATCCTGGAGCGGGTCCGGGCACATCCGATCTTGGTTGGTGAAATCACAGATATCCCACAAGAAGGCGCGTTGCTGCCGGAGACTTATTCATTTGCTCGTGGGACGTCCCGGCAAGAAGTTCTTGAGCAGATGAAAGTAGCTCAGGAAAAACTCCTGGGAGAGATTTGGGAGCGCCGCATTGACGATCTTCCGGTTTCCTCGCCAGAGGAGCTGGTCGTGTTGGCTTCGATTGTCGAGAAGGAAACCGCGCTTGCCGATGAACGGCCGCGGGTTGCCGGCGTTTTCGTCAATCGCCTGAACAAGAAGATGCGTCTGCAGTCCGATCCTACCATTCTTTATGGCCTTTATGGCGGAGAAGCCTGGCTGAAGGACCGCTCCGCGATCAAACAGTCTGAATTGAAGGCTGAAAACAAATACAACACCTACCAGATTGATGGCCTGCCGCCAGGACCGATTGGCAATCCAGGCCGTGCTGCCATGGAAGCGGTGGCCAATCCATCCCGGACCAAGGACTTGTTCTTTGTGGCAGATGGAACGGGTGGACATATTTTTGCGGAAACCTATGAGCAGCATCAAGCTAATGTCCGCAAATGGCGCAAGATCGAACGGGAACGCCGTCAGTCGGAGCAGAACTGA
- a CDS encoding acyl carrier protein → MSDIADRVKKIVVEHLGVDAEKVVEGASFIDDLGADSLDTVELVMAFEEEFGVEIPDTAAETILTVGDAVKFLEANK, encoded by the coding sequence ATGAGCGATATCGCGGATCGAGTAAAGAAAATCGTTGTCGAGCACCTCGGCGTTGATGCAGAGAAGGTTGTTGAAGGCGCGAGCTTCATTGACGATCTGGGCGCAGACAGCCTCGACACCGTTGAGCTGGTCATGGCATTTGAAGAAGAATTCGGCGTTGAAATCCCGGACACTGCAGCTGAAACCATCCTGACCGTTGGCGATGCTGTTAAGTTCCTGGAAGCTAACAAGTAA
- a CDS encoding YicC/YloC family endoribonuclease: MALASMTGFARALGESGAVRWTWELRSVNGKSLDLRIRIPTGLETLEPKIRERCSKVLRRGNVSIGLAMQRDQAENQLQVNEAALESVLSAIKLLEARIPNVAPPTLDGILAQKGVFELKEQDEDEAVQQALHNALLTTLDVALIDLVDMRHTEGAAIGKVVHQQVDTIANLTQSAEDLPARQPEAIKERLKKMVSELLDATDAQLDPQRLHQEAVFLATKADIREELDRLHAHVSAVRELLDTGGAIGRRLDFLAQEFNREANTLCSKSNDVDLTAIGLDLKAVIDQMREQIQNLE, from the coding sequence ATGGCACTTGCCAGCATGACAGGTTTTGCACGCGCACTTGGCGAGTCTGGCGCCGTCCGGTGGACGTGGGAGTTACGATCGGTCAACGGCAAGTCGCTCGACTTAAGGATCCGGATCCCAACAGGTCTTGAGACGCTGGAACCCAAAATCCGCGAACGCTGCAGCAAGGTTCTGCGTCGAGGCAATGTTTCGATTGGTCTTGCCATGCAGCGCGATCAGGCGGAAAATCAGCTACAGGTCAATGAAGCAGCACTTGAGTCTGTGCTCTCTGCGATCAAACTCCTAGAGGCCCGCATCCCCAACGTGGCGCCGCCGACATTGGACGGCATTCTGGCGCAAAAGGGCGTCTTTGAACTGAAAGAGCAGGACGAAGACGAGGCCGTCCAGCAAGCGCTTCACAATGCGTTGCTGACCACTTTGGACGTTGCTCTGATCGATTTGGTCGACATGCGCCACACGGAAGGTGCTGCGATCGGCAAGGTGGTTCATCAGCAAGTCGATACGATTGCGAATCTGACTCAATCTGCCGAGGACCTTCCTGCCCGCCAGCCGGAAGCGATCAAAGAACGCTTGAAAAAGATGGTGTCTGAGCTTTTGGATGCCACTGATGCGCAGCTCGATCCTCAGCGGCTGCATCAGGAAGCTGTGTTCCTGGCAACGAAGGCCGACATCCGTGAAGAGCTGGATCGGCTGCACGCACATGTCAGTGCGGTGCGCGAGCTTTTGGATACTGGCGGAGCCATCGGCCGGCGGCTTGATTTTCTTGCACAAGAATTTAACCGGGAAGCCAATACCCTATGCTCCAAGTCCAATGATGTGGATCTAACGGCAATCGGGCTGGACTTGAAAGCCGTCATCGATCAAATGCGCGAGCAGATACAAAACCTGGAGTGA
- the fabF gene encoding beta-ketoacyl-ACP synthase II, with product MRRVVVTGLGMVTPLGGSADVTWKKILEGKSGANQVTNFKVDDLACQIACQIPRDPAEEGAFNPDDWMDVKEQRKVDDFIVYAMAAADQAIADSGFKAETYEQQIRSGVLIGSGIGGLQGIEKGAHLLADKGPRRVSPFFIPGRLINLAGGYVSIRHGLKGPNHAVVTACSTGAHAIGDASRLIAFGDADVMVAGGTESPVGRLALAGFAACRALSTGFNDAPEKGSRPYDKDRDGFVMGEGAGVVILEEYEHAVKRGAKIYAEVIGYGMSGDAYHITAPSEDGDGAYRCMEAALNRAGITAANVDYVNAHGTSTPLGDEIELGAVTRLAGENASQLTMSSTKSSIGHLLGAAGAVEAIFSVLAIRDSMAPPTINLDNPSVETEIDLVPHKAKSMNIDVALSNSFGFGGTNASLVFRKVAA from the coding sequence ATGAGGCGAGTAGTCGTAACAGGATTGGGCATGGTGACGCCGCTGGGCGGTAGTGCCGATGTCACTTGGAAGAAAATCCTGGAAGGGAAGAGCGGGGCCAATCAGGTCACAAACTTCAAAGTGGACGATCTGGCCTGCCAGATTGCTTGTCAAATCCCGCGCGATCCGGCCGAAGAAGGCGCGTTCAATCCGGATGACTGGATGGACGTCAAGGAACAGCGCAAGGTCGATGATTTCATCGTCTATGCGATGGCGGCTGCCGACCAGGCGATTGCCGATTCCGGCTTCAAGGCTGAAACCTACGAACAGCAGATCCGCTCCGGCGTTCTGATTGGCTCCGGAATCGGTGGTCTTCAGGGCATCGAAAAAGGTGCGCATCTTCTGGCCGACAAGGGCCCTCGCCGGGTTAGCCCGTTCTTTATTCCGGGCCGTCTGATCAACCTGGCGGGTGGTTATGTCTCTATCCGTCATGGCCTGAAAGGCCCGAACCACGCAGTGGTGACGGCTTGCTCCACCGGTGCACACGCTATCGGGGATGCCTCGCGTCTGATCGCCTTTGGTGATGCTGATGTGATGGTTGCCGGTGGTACGGAATCCCCGGTCGGCCGTTTGGCGCTTGCAGGCTTTGCTGCGTGCCGGGCACTCTCGACCGGTTTCAATGATGCGCCTGAAAAAGGCTCCCGGCCATATGATAAAGACCGTGATGGCTTCGTCATGGGCGAGGGCGCCGGTGTTGTCATTCTGGAAGAATATGAGCACGCGGTGAAACGCGGTGCGAAAATCTATGCGGAGGTGATCGGCTACGGCATGTCCGGCGATGCGTATCACATCACGGCACCGTCCGAAGATGGTGATGGCGCTTACCGTTGCATGGAAGCGGCGCTAAACCGCGCCGGCATTACTGCGGCCAACGTTGATTACGTCAACGCGCATGGTACCTCTACGCCGCTCGGCGACGAGATCGAGTTGGGGGCTGTGACACGGCTTGCAGGCGAGAATGCGTCCCAACTGACCATGTCCTCGACCAAGTCTTCAATTGGCCACCTGCTTGGTGCAGCTGGCGCTGTTGAAGCGATTTTCTCCGTTTTGGCAATTCGTGACAGCATGGCACCGCCAACGATCAACCTCGACAATCCGTCTGTCGAAACCGAGATTGATCTGGTGCCGCATAAAGCAAAGTCCATGAACATTGACGTCGCCTTGTCGAACTCCTTCGGTTTCGGCGGCACAAATGCCTCATTGGTCTTCCGCAAAGTTGCCGCATAA
- the gmk gene encoding guanylate kinase: MTDAAVGTTVSADEAEQQRRGLMLVLSSPSGAGKSTIARLLLEKEDNLELSISVTTRPRRSSEVDGVHYHFLEPGRFEQMREHDELLEWAEVHGNYYATPRGPVENAIESGRDILFDIDIQGTFQLYEKMRADVVSVFILPPSIAEMKSRLHRRAEDADEVIAKRMKTAVGEMRHWSEYDYVVVNDDLERAYDNVRAILRAERLKQSRSPKIGGLIQGMVGDLENELAPKG; encoded by the coding sequence ATGACGGACGCAGCGGTTGGAACAACGGTAAGCGCAGATGAAGCCGAGCAGCAGCGCCGAGGCTTGATGCTTGTGCTGTCATCGCCGTCCGGGGCGGGCAAGTCGACCATTGCCCGACTGCTTCTGGAAAAAGAAGATAATCTGGAGCTTTCTATTTCCGTGACGACCCGGCCGCGCCGGTCGAGCGAAGTGGATGGCGTCCATTATCACTTCCTGGAGCCTGGGCGTTTTGAACAGATGCGTGAACACGATGAGCTCCTGGAATGGGCCGAGGTTCACGGAAACTACTACGCCACGCCACGTGGCCCGGTGGAAAATGCGATTGAGAGTGGACGGGATATCCTCTTCGACATCGACATTCAGGGTACCTTTCAGCTGTATGAGAAGATGCGCGCGGATGTGGTGTCCGTTTTCATCTTGCCGCCATCCATCGCTGAAATGAAATCCCGGCTGCACCGCCGCGCCGAAGATGCCGATGAAGTCATCGCGAAACGTATGAAAACCGCAGTCGGTGAAATGCGCCATTGGTCTGAATACGACTATGTTGTCGTCAACGACGATCTGGAACGGGCCTATGACAATGTCCGCGCCATTTTAAGAGCTGAACGGCTCAAGCAATCCCGTTCGCCCAAGATCGGCGGATTGATCCAAGG